TGGGCAATTACAGTACCCAAGCAATATGGCGGTGCTGAAGTTTCAAGTCATACCGTTGCTAAAGTGATTGCTCTTTTAAGTGGTGCAGATGGTTCAATCGGACAAATTCCACAAAACCATTTTTATGCTTTAGAGGTATTGCGCAATACTGGCACAGAAGCTCAAAAGCAACGCTTATATGGTGAAGTGCTAAATGGTACTCGCTTTGGTAACGCACTTGCTGAGTTTAAAACTAAAACTTCAACCCATAAACAAACTAATATCCGTCCTCACGAAAATGGGTATTTGATTCAGGGTGAAAAGTTTTACTGCACAGGAAGTTTATTTGCGCACCGTATTCCAACCTTAGTTTTAGACGATGCAGGTCGAGAATATCTAGCATTTGTAAAAAGTGGTTCACAAGGATTGAAACTTGTTGATGACTGGTCTGGTTTTGGACAGAAAACTACAGGTAGCGGCACAGTTAAATTTGATCAGGTTTTTGTAGATGCAGATGATGTTATTCCTTTTGATAGTGCATTTTTACAACCAACCTTAGTGGGCCCTTTTGCCCAAATCATGCATGCATCGATTGAGGTAGGCATTGCACGTGCGGCCTTTGAAGAAAGCTTGCAAAGAGTACATCAAGCTCGTCCATGGATTGATTCAAATGTTGCAACGGCCAACCAAGATCCTTTGACAATTTATGAATTAGGCCGCATTGCCGTAGATGTACGAGCAAGTGAAGTCTTATTAAAACAAGCTGCTCATTCAATTGATGCAGCAAAAATTGAAACCACACCTGAAAATCTTGCTAAAGCATCAATTGATGTTGCCAAAGTGCGTGCTCATAGTAGTGATACAGCACTAAAAGCATCATCAAAGCTGATTGAACTTGCTGGAAGCCGTGGAAGCCAGTCACAAGATGGCCTAGACCGTTTCTGGCGTAATGCACGCGTTCATACGTTGCATGATGCTGCACGATGGAAATATTACTTTATTGGGAACTATGTTCTTAATGGTGTTCTACCACCTCGTCGGGGGACATTGTAATGACAAATTTCAAAGCGAAAGAAATTTTACTCAATGCTTTTGACATGAACTGTGTTGGGCACATCAATCATGGCTTATGGACACATCCTCGTGATGAATCACATCGTTTTAATGAACTAAACTATTGGACAGAACAAGCTAAAACCTTAGAAAGTGGTCTATTTGATGGCTTGTTTATTGCCGATATTACAGGTGTGTATGATGTCTATCAAAATGGTATTGATCTGACTCTAAAAGAGTCAATTCAGCTTCCGAGCCATGACCCATCCACACTCATTTCAGCTATGGCAGCAGTCACTCAAAACTTGAGTTTTGGGGTCACTGTTAATTTGAGTTATGAGCATCCCTATCAATTTGCCCGCCGCTTTGCAAGTC
This region of Acinetobacter sp. XS-4 genomic DNA includes:
- a CDS encoding SfnB family sulfur acquisition oxidoreductase is translated as MTSYQSVQTKQTSASGQAHIIQNDAEALDVAKQFAEQFKKTAVERDSKRILPYTEIDALSQSGLWAITVPKQYGGAEVSSHTVAKVIALLSGADGSIGQIPQNHFYALEVLRNTGTEAQKQRLYGEVLNGTRFGNALAEFKTKTSTHKQTNIRPHENGYLIQGEKFYCTGSLFAHRIPTLVLDDAGREYLAFVKSGSQGLKLVDDWSGFGQKTTGSGTVKFDQVFVDADDVIPFDSAFLQPTLVGPFAQIMHASIEVGIARAAFEESLQRVHQARPWIDSNVATANQDPLTIYELGRIAVDVRASEVLLKQAAHSIDAAKIETTPENLAKASIDVAKVRAHSSDTALKASSKLIELAGSRGSQSQDGLDRFWRNARVHTLHDAARWKYYFIGNYVLNGVLPPRRGTL